Proteins encoded in a region of the Anoxybacillus amylolyticus genome:
- the urtB gene encoding urea ABC transporter permease subunit UrtB encodes MSVFVTQLFNGLSLGSIMLFIAIGLAITFGLMGVINMAHGELIMVGAYATYVVQQFFAQYAPQSMDYYYIIAIPVSFFVSALLGLGLEKSLIRHLYHRPLDSLLATWGVSLILQQMARTIFGAPNVAVLPPEWLDGGVHVAGMVFPYKRLFILAFVAVSIFALYMYLNKTAAGRRIRAVTLNRDMAACLGISTQKVDAYAFAIGSGFAGLAGCALTLLGPIGPTIGTYYIVDAFMVVILGGVGKLIGTVLGAFGIGLIGTLTEYSTSATMAKVITFALIIVFLQWKPSGLVSMKTRSLD; translated from the coding sequence TTGTCAGTTTTTGTGACACAATTGTTTAACGGTTTAAGCTTAGGTTCGATCATGCTTTTCATTGCCATCGGGTTGGCGATTACGTTTGGGTTAATGGGCGTCATCAACATGGCTCATGGCGAATTGATTATGGTTGGAGCCTATGCGACGTACGTTGTTCAACAATTTTTTGCGCAATATGCACCGCAATCGATGGACTATTATTATATCATCGCTATTCCTGTCTCCTTTTTTGTTTCCGCTCTCCTTGGTTTAGGATTGGAAAAATCGTTAATTCGCCACTTATATCATCGGCCGTTGGATAGTTTGCTGGCAACATGGGGAGTGAGTTTGATTTTACAGCAAATGGCACGGACGATTTTCGGTGCGCCCAATGTGGCGGTACTTCCTCCCGAATGGTTAGATGGAGGGGTTCATGTTGCGGGAATGGTGTTTCCGTATAAACGGTTGTTCATTTTAGCATTTGTCGCCGTGTCAATCTTTGCACTTTATATGTATTTAAATAAAACAGCAGCTGGCCGAAGAATAAGGGCGGTGACACTTAACCGTGATATGGCCGCATGCCTTGGCATTTCTACGCAAAAAGTAGACGCATACGCTTTTGCGATCGGATCCGGCTTTGCGGGTTTGGCAGGTTGTGCATTAACGCTGCTCGGTCCGATTGGTCCAACGATCGGAACGTATTATATTGTCGATGCATTTATGGTCGTTATTTTAGGGGGAGTAGGGAAATTAATCGGAACAGTTTTAGGGGCGTTTGGAATCGGATTGATTGGTACATTGACCGAATATTCGACAAGTGCCACGATGGCAAAAGTGATTACGTTTGCGTTGATTATTGTCTTTTTGCAATGGAAGCCTTCTGGACTTGTGAGCATGAAAACGAGATCACTCGATTAA